A portion of the Gossypium arboreum isolate Shixiya-1 chromosome 8, ASM2569848v2, whole genome shotgun sequence genome contains these proteins:
- the LOC108469922 gene encoding myosin-16 isoform X2: MEITAGSHVWVEDQELAWVDGVVTSVNGNEAEVETINGNQVTTKLSKLYPKDMEAPDTGVDDMTKLSYLHEPAVLHNLAIRYGIKEIYTYCGNILIAINPFQAISHLYDTKLMDSYKGAQLGDRSPHVFAITDVAYRAMNNEGKSNSILVSGESGAGKTETTKMIMRYLAYLGGHAAAEARTVERKVLESNPVLEAFGNAKTVRNNNSSRFGKFVEIQFDARGQISGAAIRTYLLEKSRVCQISEPERNYHCFYLLCAAPPKEIEKYKLGDPKSFHYLNQSSCYELVGVDDSHDYLATKKAMDIVGISVEEQDAIFRIVAAILHLGNIAFALEGEDSSVLEDDKAKFHLQVAAELLMCDLEALETALCKRNMVTPEEVIKRSLDPLGAAISRDGLAKTIYSRLFDWLVKKINVSIGQDPDSKCLIGVLDIYGFESFKTSSFEQFCINFTNEKLQQHFNQHVFKMEQSVYQEEEIDWSYIDFVDNQDVLDLIEKKPGGIISLLDETCMFPKSTHETFAQKLYQTFKDHKRFVKPKLARTEFTIVHYAGEVQYQCDQFLDKNKDYIVPEHQELLSTSKCSFIASLFPSLNAETPKSGKFSSIGSRFKLQLQQLMDILNSTEPHYIRCIKPNSDLRPEIFENGVLEAIRVKCEGYPTNRIFSEFLERFSILAPEVLKENVEENVACKSIMEKVGLSNYQIGKTKIFLRAGQMAELDGRKAKLLGESAKVIQKQVRSCIARKRYVRVQTASICIQTVLRGQLACESLKFRKRTAAAVKIQKSARRKSASRKYTNIISSAVIVQTGIRAMVAHNEFRSKMQNRSATIQAATEEEEKDSGKEEEDIGKEEKDIGKEEKDIGKEEKDVGKEEKDIGKEEKDSGKEVKEPEDKEPEKQPTVKVQEKEELPDPPVAVLEQNEPDNTDVSPDKEQEVTEESNELYHIVKEISSPIQDVLTAEDLPSEVEQLKVLLIGEKKRADEYQKKHAEAQELSEQRRKKLEETEKKVHQLQESLNRLLFSMSEQFSQLKTILQTPSISKPASPPIARVDYFDNSDNSDASSTGSDFAFPASGHDSANNSCPRPKAPQVHVKDATATEITGTADSDKEGAFDDYF; this comes from the exons ATG GAAATTACTGCAGGTTCCCATGTATGGGTTGAAGACCAAGAATTGGCTTGGGTTGATGGGGTTGTAACTAGTGTTAATGGAAATGAAGCTGAGGTTGAAACTATTAATGGGAACCAG GTTACTACAAAGTTATCTAAATTGTATCCCAAGGATATGGAAGCACCCGATACGGGTGTTGATGATATGACTAAGCTATCATACTTGCACGAGCCTGCTGTGCTTCACAATTTGGCCATCAGATACGGAATCAAAGAGATTTAT ACTTACTGTGGGAACATTCTCATCGCCATCAATCCATTCCAAGCAATCTCACATTTATATGATACCAAATTGATGGACAGCTATAAAGGGGCTCAACTAGGGGATCGGAGTCCTCATGTTTTTGCGATTACTGATGTTGCATATAG GGCTATGAATAACGAAGGCAAATCCAATTCTATACTAGTCAGTGGTGAAAGTGGGGCAGGTAAGACTGAAACCACCAAAATGATTATGCGCTATCTTGCGTATTTGGGTGGCCATGCTGCTGCTGAAGCACGGACTGTTGAACGAAAAGTTCTAGAA TCAAATCCTGTTCTTGAAGCATTTGGAAATGCAAAAACTGTCAGGAATAACAACTCGAG TCGTTTTGGAAAATTTGTTGAGATTCAATTTGATGCACGTGGACAAATATCAGGGGCTGCCATCAGAACTTATCTCCTAGAAAAATCTCGTGTTTGCCAAATTTCAGAGCCTGAACGGAACTACCACTGTTTTTACCTTCTTTGTGCAGCACCACCGAAG GAGATCGAGAAATATAAGTTGGGAGATCCTAAGTCGTTTCATTACCTTAACCAATCTAGTTGTTATGAACTGGTTGGCGTAGATGATTCCCATGATTATCTTGCCACCAAGAAAGCTATGGATATTGTTGGGATAAGTGTGGAGGAACAG GATGCAATTTTCAGAATTGTGGCTGCAATTCTTCATCTGGGCAATATTGCATTTGCTTTGGAGGGAGAAGATTCATCTGTGTTAGAGGATGACAAAGCCAAATTCCATCTTCAAGTGGCAGCAGAGCTACTCAT GTGTGATCTTGAAGCATTGGAAACTGCACTGTGTAAGCGCAATATGGTCACTCCAGAAGAAGTTATCAAAAGGAGCCTTGATCCACTTGGTGCAGCAATTAGCAGGGATGGTTTAGCAAAGACAATATATTCTCGTTTGTTTGACTG GTTGGTTAAGAAAATTAATGTCTCTATTGGGCAAGATCCTGACTCAAAATGTCTCATTGGAGTCCTTGACATATATggttttgaaagttttaaaactAGCAG TTTTGAACAGTTCTGTATAAACTTCACCAATGAAAAGCTGCAACAACATTTCAACCAG CACGTGTTCAAGATGGAGCAATCTGTATACCAAGAGGAGGAAATAGATTGGAGCTATATAGATTTTGTTGATAATCAAGATGTTTTGGATCTTATCGAAAAG AAACCAGGGGGGATCATTTCTCTTCTTGATGAAACATG CATGTTTCCGAAATCAACCCATGAAACCTTTGCCCAAAAGCTCTATCAGACATTCAAGGATCACAAACGCTTTGTAAAGCCAAAATTGGCTCGCACAGAGTTCACCATTGTCCATTATGCAGGAGAG GTCCAGTATCAGTGTGATCAGTTTTTAGACAAAAACAAAGACTATATTGTTCCTGAACATCAGGAGTTGTTGAGTACTTCCAAATGTTCCTTTATAGCAAGCCTTTTCCCTTCACTTAATGCGGAGACACCTAAATCTGGCAAGTTCTCATCTATTGGTTCTCGTTTCAAG TTACAGTTACAACAGTTGATGGATATACTAAATTCTACCGAACCCCACTATATAAGATGTATAAAACCAAACTCTGATTTAAGGCCTGAAATATTTGAGAAT GGTGTTCTAGAGGCAATCAGAGTCAAGTGTGAGGGATACCCTACTAATAGAATCTTTAGTGAATTTCTAGAGCGATTTTCTATTCTTGCACCAGAAGTTTTGAAAGAGAA TGTTGAAGAAAACGTTGCTTGCAAATCAATTATGGAGAAAGTGGGGCTTTCAAATTATCAG ATAGGGAAAACTAAGATTTTTTTGAGAGCTGGTCAGATGGCAGAGTTAGATGGACGCAAAGCAAAATTACTTGGAGAGTCAGCAAAGGTTATTCAAAAGCAAGTTAGATCCTGTATAGCTCGAAAACGCTATGTTCGTGTCCAAACGGCTTCTATTTGTATACAAACTGTTTTGAGGG GACAACTAGCTTGTGAATCACTTAAATTCAGGAAAAGAACAGCAGCTGCTGTCAAAATTCAGAAGTCTGCCCGCAGAAAATCTGCTAGTAGGAAGTACACTAATATCATATCTTCAGCAGTTATCGTACAGACAGGAATACGTGCTATGGTTGCCCATAATGAATTCAGGTCTAAGATGCAAAACCGTTCTGCAACTATACAG GCTGCtacagaagaagaagaaaaggacaGTGGAAAAGAAGAAGAGGACATTGGAAAAGAAGAAAAGGACATTGGAAAAGAAGAAAAGGACATTGGAAAAGAAGAAAAGGACGTTGGAAAAGAAGAAAAGGACATTGGGAAAGAAGAAAAGGACAGTGGAAAAGAAGTCAAGGAACCCGAAGATAAAGAGCCAGAAAAGCAACCAACT GTCAAAGTACAAGAGAAAGAAGAGCTACCCGATCCTCCAGTAGCTGTACTTGAGCAGAACGAACCTGACAATACCGATGTGTCTCCTGACAAAGAGCAAGAGGTCACAGAGGAATCAAATGAACTGTATCATATCGTTAAAGAAATATCAAGCCCCATCCAAGATGTTTTAACAGCTGAGGACCTTCCATCAGAAGTTGAACAGCTAAAG GTCCTCTTgataggagaaaagaaaagagctGATGAATATCAAAAGAAACATGCTGAAGCCCAAGAATTAAGCGAGCAAAGACGCAAGAAATTGGAAGAAACTGAAAAGAAAGTACATCAGCTTCAAGAATCTTTGAACAG GCTATTATTCAGTATGTCTGAGCAATTTTCACAACTTAAAACAATTTTACAGACTCCATCAATTTCAAAACCAGCCTCTCCACCGATTGCTCGAGTTGATTACTTTGATAATTCGGACAACTCTGATGCTTCATCAACTGGCTCAGATTTTGCATTTCCAGCTTCAGGTCATGATTCAGCCAACAACTCTTGTCCCCGTCCTAAAGCTCCCCAGGTGCATGTTAAAGACGCTACAGCCACTGAAATTACAG GTACTGCGGACAGTGATAAGGAGGGGGCATTTGATGACTACTTCTGA
- the LOC108469922 gene encoding myosin-16 isoform X1 gives MEITAGSHVWVEDQELAWVDGVVTSVNGNEAEVETINGNQVTTKLSKLYPKDMEAPDTGVDDMTKLSYLHEPAVLHNLAIRYGIKEIYTYCGNILIAINPFQAISHLYDTKLMDSYKGAQLGDRSPHVFAITDVAYRAMNNEGKSNSILVSGESGAGKTETTKMIMRYLAYLGGHAAAEARTVERKVLESNPVLEAFGNAKTVRNNNSSRFGKFVEIQFDARGQISGAAIRTYLLEKSRVCQISEPERNYHCFYLLCAAPPKEIEKYKLGDPKSFHYLNQSSCYELVGVDDSHDYLATKKAMDIVGISVEEQDAIFRIVAAILHLGNIAFALEGEDSSVLEDDKAKFHLQVAAELLMCDLEALETALCKRNMVTPEEVIKRSLDPLGAAISRDGLAKTIYSRLFDWLVKKINVSIGQDPDSKCLIGVLDIYGFESFKTSSFEQFCINFTNEKLQQHFNQHVFKMEQSVYQEEEIDWSYIDFVDNQDVLDLIEKKPGGIISLLDETCMFPKSTHETFAQKLYQTFKDHKRFVKPKLARTEFTIVHYAGEVQYQCDQFLDKNKDYIVPEHQELLSTSKCSFIASLFPSLNAETPKSGKFSSIGSRFKLQLQQLMDILNSTEPHYIRCIKPNSDLRPEIFENVSVLQQLRSGGVLEAIRVKCEGYPTNRIFSEFLERFSILAPEVLKENVEENVACKSIMEKVGLSNYQIGKTKIFLRAGQMAELDGRKAKLLGESAKVIQKQVRSCIARKRYVRVQTASICIQTVLRGQLACESLKFRKRTAAAVKIQKSARRKSASRKYTNIISSAVIVQTGIRAMVAHNEFRSKMQNRSATIQAATEEEEKDSGKEEEDIGKEEKDIGKEEKDIGKEEKDVGKEEKDIGKEEKDSGKEVKEPEDKEPEKQPTVKVQEKEELPDPPVAVLEQNEPDNTDVSPDKEQEVTEESNELYHIVKEISSPIQDVLTAEDLPSEVEQLKVLLIGEKKRADEYQKKHAEAQELSEQRRKKLEETEKKVHQLQESLNRLLFSMSEQFSQLKTILQTPSISKPASPPIARVDYFDNSDNSDASSTGSDFAFPASGHDSANNSCPRPKAPQVHVKDATATEITGTADSDKEGAFDDYF, from the exons ATG GAAATTACTGCAGGTTCCCATGTATGGGTTGAAGACCAAGAATTGGCTTGGGTTGATGGGGTTGTAACTAGTGTTAATGGAAATGAAGCTGAGGTTGAAACTATTAATGGGAACCAG GTTACTACAAAGTTATCTAAATTGTATCCCAAGGATATGGAAGCACCCGATACGGGTGTTGATGATATGACTAAGCTATCATACTTGCACGAGCCTGCTGTGCTTCACAATTTGGCCATCAGATACGGAATCAAAGAGATTTAT ACTTACTGTGGGAACATTCTCATCGCCATCAATCCATTCCAAGCAATCTCACATTTATATGATACCAAATTGATGGACAGCTATAAAGGGGCTCAACTAGGGGATCGGAGTCCTCATGTTTTTGCGATTACTGATGTTGCATATAG GGCTATGAATAACGAAGGCAAATCCAATTCTATACTAGTCAGTGGTGAAAGTGGGGCAGGTAAGACTGAAACCACCAAAATGATTATGCGCTATCTTGCGTATTTGGGTGGCCATGCTGCTGCTGAAGCACGGACTGTTGAACGAAAAGTTCTAGAA TCAAATCCTGTTCTTGAAGCATTTGGAAATGCAAAAACTGTCAGGAATAACAACTCGAG TCGTTTTGGAAAATTTGTTGAGATTCAATTTGATGCACGTGGACAAATATCAGGGGCTGCCATCAGAACTTATCTCCTAGAAAAATCTCGTGTTTGCCAAATTTCAGAGCCTGAACGGAACTACCACTGTTTTTACCTTCTTTGTGCAGCACCACCGAAG GAGATCGAGAAATATAAGTTGGGAGATCCTAAGTCGTTTCATTACCTTAACCAATCTAGTTGTTATGAACTGGTTGGCGTAGATGATTCCCATGATTATCTTGCCACCAAGAAAGCTATGGATATTGTTGGGATAAGTGTGGAGGAACAG GATGCAATTTTCAGAATTGTGGCTGCAATTCTTCATCTGGGCAATATTGCATTTGCTTTGGAGGGAGAAGATTCATCTGTGTTAGAGGATGACAAAGCCAAATTCCATCTTCAAGTGGCAGCAGAGCTACTCAT GTGTGATCTTGAAGCATTGGAAACTGCACTGTGTAAGCGCAATATGGTCACTCCAGAAGAAGTTATCAAAAGGAGCCTTGATCCACTTGGTGCAGCAATTAGCAGGGATGGTTTAGCAAAGACAATATATTCTCGTTTGTTTGACTG GTTGGTTAAGAAAATTAATGTCTCTATTGGGCAAGATCCTGACTCAAAATGTCTCATTGGAGTCCTTGACATATATggttttgaaagttttaaaactAGCAG TTTTGAACAGTTCTGTATAAACTTCACCAATGAAAAGCTGCAACAACATTTCAACCAG CACGTGTTCAAGATGGAGCAATCTGTATACCAAGAGGAGGAAATAGATTGGAGCTATATAGATTTTGTTGATAATCAAGATGTTTTGGATCTTATCGAAAAG AAACCAGGGGGGATCATTTCTCTTCTTGATGAAACATG CATGTTTCCGAAATCAACCCATGAAACCTTTGCCCAAAAGCTCTATCAGACATTCAAGGATCACAAACGCTTTGTAAAGCCAAAATTGGCTCGCACAGAGTTCACCATTGTCCATTATGCAGGAGAG GTCCAGTATCAGTGTGATCAGTTTTTAGACAAAAACAAAGACTATATTGTTCCTGAACATCAGGAGTTGTTGAGTACTTCCAAATGTTCCTTTATAGCAAGCCTTTTCCCTTCACTTAATGCGGAGACACCTAAATCTGGCAAGTTCTCATCTATTGGTTCTCGTTTCAAG TTACAGTTACAACAGTTGATGGATATACTAAATTCTACCGAACCCCACTATATAAGATGTATAAAACCAAACTCTGATTTAAGGCCTGAAATATTTGAGAATGTAAGTGTCTTGCAGCAACTACGTTCTGGT GGTGTTCTAGAGGCAATCAGAGTCAAGTGTGAGGGATACCCTACTAATAGAATCTTTAGTGAATTTCTAGAGCGATTTTCTATTCTTGCACCAGAAGTTTTGAAAGAGAA TGTTGAAGAAAACGTTGCTTGCAAATCAATTATGGAGAAAGTGGGGCTTTCAAATTATCAG ATAGGGAAAACTAAGATTTTTTTGAGAGCTGGTCAGATGGCAGAGTTAGATGGACGCAAAGCAAAATTACTTGGAGAGTCAGCAAAGGTTATTCAAAAGCAAGTTAGATCCTGTATAGCTCGAAAACGCTATGTTCGTGTCCAAACGGCTTCTATTTGTATACAAACTGTTTTGAGGG GACAACTAGCTTGTGAATCACTTAAATTCAGGAAAAGAACAGCAGCTGCTGTCAAAATTCAGAAGTCTGCCCGCAGAAAATCTGCTAGTAGGAAGTACACTAATATCATATCTTCAGCAGTTATCGTACAGACAGGAATACGTGCTATGGTTGCCCATAATGAATTCAGGTCTAAGATGCAAAACCGTTCTGCAACTATACAG GCTGCtacagaagaagaagaaaaggacaGTGGAAAAGAAGAAGAGGACATTGGAAAAGAAGAAAAGGACATTGGAAAAGAAGAAAAGGACATTGGAAAAGAAGAAAAGGACGTTGGAAAAGAAGAAAAGGACATTGGGAAAGAAGAAAAGGACAGTGGAAAAGAAGTCAAGGAACCCGAAGATAAAGAGCCAGAAAAGCAACCAACT GTCAAAGTACAAGAGAAAGAAGAGCTACCCGATCCTCCAGTAGCTGTACTTGAGCAGAACGAACCTGACAATACCGATGTGTCTCCTGACAAAGAGCAAGAGGTCACAGAGGAATCAAATGAACTGTATCATATCGTTAAAGAAATATCAAGCCCCATCCAAGATGTTTTAACAGCTGAGGACCTTCCATCAGAAGTTGAACAGCTAAAG GTCCTCTTgataggagaaaagaaaagagctGATGAATATCAAAAGAAACATGCTGAAGCCCAAGAATTAAGCGAGCAAAGACGCAAGAAATTGGAAGAAACTGAAAAGAAAGTACATCAGCTTCAAGAATCTTTGAACAG GCTATTATTCAGTATGTCTGAGCAATTTTCACAACTTAAAACAATTTTACAGACTCCATCAATTTCAAAACCAGCCTCTCCACCGATTGCTCGAGTTGATTACTTTGATAATTCGGACAACTCTGATGCTTCATCAACTGGCTCAGATTTTGCATTTCCAGCTTCAGGTCATGATTCAGCCAACAACTCTTGTCCCCGTCCTAAAGCTCCCCAGGTGCATGTTAAAGACGCTACAGCCACTGAAATTACAG GTACTGCGGACAGTGATAAGGAGGGGGCATTTGATGACTACTTCTGA